In Raphanus sativus cultivar WK10039 chromosome 5, ASM80110v3, whole genome shotgun sequence, the following proteins share a genomic window:
- the LOC108861866 gene encoding probable inactive receptor-like protein kinase At3g56050, producing MSKENWKSVRLRLLHTRTLLFLLLLAILSFDSCFSFENEGVKRDLRPDDDRDALDLRDISFHRKLLGRFRNPYTHLDSFKNRPPLATLAPASSSVPSHRGITRKSSALHHPPRKSPPALHVSAPPPSASLSKNPSVRRSSSNSMVSVVAGCVGAAVFLLLLATAVFFFKSKAGKSVNPWSTGLSGQLQKVFITGVSKLKRSEIESACEDFSNVIGSCPIGTLFKGTLSTGVEIAVASVATASAKEWTNNIEMQFRKKIEMLSKINHKNFVNLLGYCEEDEPFTRILVFEYASNGSVFEHLHYKESEHLDWIMRLRISMGVAYCLDHMHGLKPPIVHSNLISSSVHLTEDYAVKIADFNFGYLKGPSETESSTNALIDTHVSVATQEDNVYSFGLLLFELMTGKLPESVRKGDSVDTGLADFLRGKTLREMVDPTLECFDEKIESIGEVIKSCVRADTKQRPTMKEVTGRLREVTGLSPDDAIPKLSALWWAELEVLSTA from the exons ATGAGTAAGGAGAACTGGAAATCTGTTCGGTTAAGGCTCCTCCATACGCGAACTctactctttcttcttcttctagcgATTCTGAGCTTCGATTCGTGTTTTTCGTTTGAAAACGAAG GTGTGAAGAGAGATCTACGGCCTGATGATGACAGAGACGCCTTAGATTT GAGGGACATTAGTTTTCACAGGAAATTACTTGGTCGTTTTCGTAACCCCTACACCCATTTGGATTCATTCAAGAATCGTCCTCCATTGGCAACTCTCGCACCAGCGTCATCTTCTGTTCCTTCTCACAGAGGTATTACCAGAAAATCTTCAGCATTGCATCATCCACCACGGAAAAGTCCACCTGCGCTACATGTTTCTGCTCCACCTCCTTCTGCGTCCCTCTCAAAGAATCCTAGCGTGAGAAGAAGTTCTTCGAACAGCATGGTCTCTGTTGTGGCTGGCTGCGTAGGCGCTGCTGTGTTTTTGCTTCTTTTAGCTACTGCTGTCTTCTTTTTCAAAAGCAAGGCTGGCAAATCTGTGAATCCTTGGAGTACAGGTCTTAGTGGACAACTCCAGAAAGTTTTCATAACTG GTGTCTCAAAACTGAAAAGATCTGAGATTGAATCTGCCTGTGAAGATTTCAGTAATGTCATTGGATCTTGTCCCATTGGTACATTGTTCAAAGGGACGCTATCGACTGGGGTGGAGATAGCTGTGGCTTCCGTTGCTACTGCTTCTGCCAAAGAATGGACTAACAACATTGAAATGCAGTTCAGAAAGAAG ATTGAAATGCTATCCAAGATAAACCACAAGAACTTTGTCAACCTTCTTGGTTACTGTGAAGAAGATGAACCTTTCACTAGGATCTTAGTCTTTGAGTATGCATCAAACGGATCTGTCTTTGAACACTTACACT ATAAAGAATCAGAACACTTGGACTGGATAATGCGGCTAAGAATATCAATGGGTGTAGCATATTGCCTTGACCACATGCACGGACTCAAGCCACCTATAGTCCACAGCAATCTTATCTCATCATCAGTTCACCTCACAGAGGATTACGCAGTCAAAATCGCAGATTTCAACTTCGGTTACCTAAAAGGCCCATCAGAGACAGAATCCAGCACCAATGCACTCATAGACACGCACGTCTCAGTCGCAACCCAAGAAGACAACGTCTACAGCTTCGGTTTGCTGTTGTTCGAACTGATGACCGGGAAACTCCCAGAGTCTGTTAGAAAAGGTGACTCTGTAGATACCGGTTTGGCTGATTTCTTGAGAGGAAAGACTCTGAGGGAGATGGTGGATCCAACGCTGGAATGTTTTGATGAGAAGATTGAGAGTATAGGCGAAGTGATCAAAAGCTGTGTAAGGGCAGACACGAAACAGAGACCGACAATGAAGGAAGTCACAGGGAGGTTACGAGAGGTAACAGGATTGTCACCGGACGATGCTATTCCGAAACTTTCAGCTCTCTGGTGGGCAGAGCTGGAAGTGCTGTCCACTGCGTGA
- the LOC108861865 gene encoding UTP--glucose-1-phosphate uridylyltransferase 3, chloroplastic isoform X2: MANPQTSPLLHNHNHLNLSFFRFRTTSSPPSYTKPLLFLPSSSSFPSRLLQSEQCNHQVRRVSTVPVEYSTPTPPESDDFSSEIDRLKSLLEKLDVSKDLRRKEAVVDSDSRVRRFFSAKNRGGGLSKVLGSLGLDSREMFLVKCVIAAGQEHALCVGCVETFEEEEEEEEYTVRSSVKTALYALVEMIERFDVNSSSSSYKDRSSVLDADEVAHFRKFLSFLGEIEQFYDCIGGIIGYQVMVLELLHQSTKRHNTNRSHLVEESLGCQYLEMHTPSVLDLTQEKEYASQAALWGIEGLPDLGEIYPLGGAADRLGLIDPETGECLPAAMLTHCGRTLLEGLIRDLQAREFLYFKLYGKQCVTPVAIMTSAAKKNHEHVSSLCTRLKWFGRGESNFQLFEQPLVPAVSAEDGQWIVSKPFVPVSKPGGHGVIWKLAYDKGVFKWFNDHGRKGATVRQVSNVVAATDVTLLALAGIGLRYKKKLGFASCKRNAGATEGINVLMEKKNLDGKWEYGISCIEYTEFDKFGISNRSPTVNGLQADFPANTNILYVDLQSAESIGSSSNVKSLPNMVLNTKKRIEYIDQYGDYHSVMGGRLECTMQNIADSFSNKFPSRCQGSLEDKLDTYIVYNERRRVTSSAKKKKPHASAALHQTPDGALLDILRNAYDLLTECDIKIPMVEPNDQYVDSPPPYLILLHPALGPLWEVSRQKFKGGSISSCSELQLEIAEFSWNNVEVDGSLIINAENAMGSTTISENGEPILQYGLRCGKCKLHNVKVMNRGIDWNSKSNVYWRNDVNRLETCKIILHGNAEFEASNVIIEGNHVFEVPDGHRLKITRGRSPGLIINLEAIEEEVMETGSWYWNYKLNGSHIQLEQVHVSQN; encoded by the exons ATGGCTAATCCTCAAACTTCTCCGCTTCTCCACAATCACAATCATCTGAACCTCTCCTTCTTCCGCTTCCGAACCACATCGTCTCCTCCTTCATACACCAAGCCTCTGCTCTTTCTcccttcctcttcttcgttTCCGTCGAGATTACTGCAGAGCGAGCAATGCAATCACCAGGTGAGACGCGTCTCCACCGTACCCGTCGAGTACTCCACGCCGACTCCTCCCGAATCCGACGATTTCTCATCGGAAATCGATCGGCTCAAGTCTCTCCTGGAGAAACTAGACGTTTCCAAGGACCTGCGGAGGAAGGAGGCCGTCGTCGACTCCGATTCCAGAGTCCGTCGATTCTTCAGCGCGAAGAATCGTGGAGGCGGTTTATCCAAGGTTTTAGGCTCGCTCGGTTTGGATTCGAGAGAGATGTTTCTCGTCAAGTGTGTGATCGCTGCGGGGCAAGAACACGCGCTCTGTGTTGGTTGCGTGGAAACAtttgaggaagaagaggaggaggaggagtatACAGTGAGAAGCTCCGTGAAGACCGCGCTTTACGCGTTGGTTGAGATGATAGAACGATTCGATGTGAACAGTAGTAGTAGTAGCTATAAAGATAGAAGTTCAGTTTTAGACGCAGATGAGGTTGCTCACTTTAGAAAGTTCTTGTCGTTTCTGGGTGAGATTGAACAGTTCTACGACTGCATCGGAGGAATCATCGG ATATCAGGTCATGGTTCTCGAGCTTCTTCACCAATCGACTAAGAGGCATAATACTAACCGCTCACATCTTGTTGAAGAATCTTTGGGTTGCCAATACTTAGAAATGCACACTCCTAGCGTTCTTGACCTCACTCAAGAGAAAGAGTATGCTTCCCAGGCTGCACTTTGGGGAATTGAG GGATTGCCAGACCTTGGTGAAATATATCCTCTAGGAGGTGCAGCGGACAGATTAGGTTTGATTGATCCAGAAACAGGAGAATGTCTTCCTGCAGCAATGCTTACTCATTGTGGACGAACTTTGTTGGAGGGACTTATTAGAGACCTTCAG gCTAGAGAGTTCCTTTACTTCAAACTTTATGGAAAGCAATGTGTGACACCTGTTGCCATTATGACGAGTGCTGCAAAGAAGAACCATGAGCATGTTAGTTCGCTTTGTACAAGACTCAAATGGTTTGGAAGAGGTGAATCGAATTTCCAACTCTTTGAACAg CCTCTCGTCCCAGCTGTCAGCGCTGAAGATGGCCAATGGATAGTATCAAAGCCGTTCGTGCCAGTTAGTAAACCTGGTGGACATGGTGTGATTTGGAAATTGGCTTATGACAAAGGTGTCTTTAAATGGTTTAATGACCATGGAAGAAAAGGAGCTACAGTTCGGCAAGTTAG TAATGTTGTCGCTGCCACAGACGTGACTCTGTTGGCCCTCGCTGGGATTGGTTTACGATATAAGAAG AAACTTGGGTTTGCATCATGTAAAAGAAATGCTGGAGCTACGGAAGGAATTAATGTattgatggagaagaagaatcttGATGGAAAGTGGGAGTATGGTATATCATGCATTGAGTACACGGAGTTTGATAAATTCGGAATCTCCAACAGATCACCAACTGTTAATGG tCTGCAGGCTGATTTCCCTGCCAATACAAACATTCTATATGTAGACTTACAATCAGCCGAATCAATTGGGTCGAGCAGTAACGTAAAAAGTTTGCCCAATATGGTTCTCAATACAAAGAAGCGAATTGAGTACATTGATCAGTACGGAGACTATCACAG CGTTATGGGTGGTAGATTGGAGTGCACGATGCAAAACATAGCAGATAGTTTCTCAAATAAATTTCCATCTAGATGCCAAGGCAGCCTAGAAG ATAAACTGGATACATATATTGTGTACAACGAACGAAGGAGGGTCACTTCATcagctaagaagaagaaaccacaCGCAAGTGCTGCATTACACCAG acTCCAGATGGTGCTTTGTTGGATATACTTCGAAATGCATATGACCTCCTTACGGAATGTGATATTAAAATTCCCATG GTTGAACCTAATGATCAATATGTGGATTCCCCACCACCGTATCTCATCCTTCTCCATCCTGCTCTTGGTCCTCTTTGGGAAGTCTCAAGACAGAAA TTCAAGGGAGGTTCAATTTCCAGTTGCTCAGAACTGCAACTAGAGATTGCAGAGTTCTCATGGAACAATGTTGAG GTTGATGGTAGCCTGATAATCAATGCTGAAAACGCCATGGGTTCTACAACAATAAGCGAAAATGGTGAACCAATATTACAATACGGACTAAG GTGTGGCAAATGCAAACTACATAACGTCAAAGTGATGAACCGAGGAATCGATTGGAACAGTAAATCAAATGTTTACTGGAGAAACGACGTGAACCGGCTTGAAACTTGTAAAATCATATTGCACGGAAATGCAGAATTCGAAGCCAGCAATGTAATTATAGAG GGAAACCATGTTTTTGAAGTACCAGATGGCCACAGACTGAAGATCACACGAGGAAGAAGTCCAG GTTTAATCATCAATCTGGAAGCAATAGAAGAAGAGGTGATGGAAACAGGAAGCTGGTACTGGAACTACAAACTCAATGGATCTCACATTCAACTTGAACAAGTACATGTTTCTCAAAACTAA
- the LOC108861865 gene encoding UTP--glucose-1-phosphate uridylyltransferase 3, chloroplastic isoform X1, which produces MANPQTSPLLHNHNHLNLSFFRFRTTSSPPSYTKPLLFLPSSSSFPSRLLQSEQCNHQVRRVSTVPVEYSTPTPPESDDFSSEIDRLKSLLEKLDVSKDLRRKEAVVDSDSRVRRFFSAKNRGGGLSKVLGSLGLDSREMFLVKCVIAAGQEHALCVGCVETFEEEEEEEEYTVRSSVKTALYALVEMIERFDVNSSSSSYKDRSSVLDADEVAHFRKFLSFLGEIEQFYDCIGGIIGYQVMVLELLHQSTKRHNTNRSHLVEESLGCQYLEMHTPSVLDLTQEKEYASQAALWGIEGLPDLGEIYPLGGAADRLGLIDPETGECLPAAMLTHCGRTLLEGLIRDLQAREFLYFKLYGKQCVTPVAIMTSAAKKNHEHVSSLCTRLKWFGRGESNFQLFEQPLVPAVSAEDGQWIVSKPFVPVSKPGGHGVIWKLAYDKGVFKWFNDHGRKGATVRQVSNVVAATDVTLLALAGIGLRYKKKLGFASCKRNAGATEGINVLMEKKNLDGKWEYGISCIEYTEFDKFGISNRSPTVNGLQADFPANTNILYVDLQSAESIGSSSNVKSLPNMVLNTKKRIEYIDQYGDYHSVMGGRLECTMQNIADSFSNKFPSRCQGSLEDKLDTYIVYNERRRVTSSAKKKKPHASAALHQTPDGALLDILRNAYDLLTECDIKIPMVEPNDQYVDSPPPYLILLHPALGPLWEVSRQKFKGGSISSCSELQLEIAEFSWNNVEVDGSLIINAENAMGSTTISENGEPILQYGLRCGKCKLHNVKVMNRGIDWNSKSNVYWRNDVNRLETCKIILHGNAEFEASNVIIEGNHVFEVPDGHRLKITRGRSPDSGLIINLEAIEEEVMETGSWYWNYKLNGSHIQLEQVHVSQN; this is translated from the exons ATGGCTAATCCTCAAACTTCTCCGCTTCTCCACAATCACAATCATCTGAACCTCTCCTTCTTCCGCTTCCGAACCACATCGTCTCCTCCTTCATACACCAAGCCTCTGCTCTTTCTcccttcctcttcttcgttTCCGTCGAGATTACTGCAGAGCGAGCAATGCAATCACCAGGTGAGACGCGTCTCCACCGTACCCGTCGAGTACTCCACGCCGACTCCTCCCGAATCCGACGATTTCTCATCGGAAATCGATCGGCTCAAGTCTCTCCTGGAGAAACTAGACGTTTCCAAGGACCTGCGGAGGAAGGAGGCCGTCGTCGACTCCGATTCCAGAGTCCGTCGATTCTTCAGCGCGAAGAATCGTGGAGGCGGTTTATCCAAGGTTTTAGGCTCGCTCGGTTTGGATTCGAGAGAGATGTTTCTCGTCAAGTGTGTGATCGCTGCGGGGCAAGAACACGCGCTCTGTGTTGGTTGCGTGGAAACAtttgaggaagaagaggaggaggaggagtatACAGTGAGAAGCTCCGTGAAGACCGCGCTTTACGCGTTGGTTGAGATGATAGAACGATTCGATGTGAACAGTAGTAGTAGTAGCTATAAAGATAGAAGTTCAGTTTTAGACGCAGATGAGGTTGCTCACTTTAGAAAGTTCTTGTCGTTTCTGGGTGAGATTGAACAGTTCTACGACTGCATCGGAGGAATCATCGG ATATCAGGTCATGGTTCTCGAGCTTCTTCACCAATCGACTAAGAGGCATAATACTAACCGCTCACATCTTGTTGAAGAATCTTTGGGTTGCCAATACTTAGAAATGCACACTCCTAGCGTTCTTGACCTCACTCAAGAGAAAGAGTATGCTTCCCAGGCTGCACTTTGGGGAATTGAG GGATTGCCAGACCTTGGTGAAATATATCCTCTAGGAGGTGCAGCGGACAGATTAGGTTTGATTGATCCAGAAACAGGAGAATGTCTTCCTGCAGCAATGCTTACTCATTGTGGACGAACTTTGTTGGAGGGACTTATTAGAGACCTTCAG gCTAGAGAGTTCCTTTACTTCAAACTTTATGGAAAGCAATGTGTGACACCTGTTGCCATTATGACGAGTGCTGCAAAGAAGAACCATGAGCATGTTAGTTCGCTTTGTACAAGACTCAAATGGTTTGGAAGAGGTGAATCGAATTTCCAACTCTTTGAACAg CCTCTCGTCCCAGCTGTCAGCGCTGAAGATGGCCAATGGATAGTATCAAAGCCGTTCGTGCCAGTTAGTAAACCTGGTGGACATGGTGTGATTTGGAAATTGGCTTATGACAAAGGTGTCTTTAAATGGTTTAATGACCATGGAAGAAAAGGAGCTACAGTTCGGCAAGTTAG TAATGTTGTCGCTGCCACAGACGTGACTCTGTTGGCCCTCGCTGGGATTGGTTTACGATATAAGAAG AAACTTGGGTTTGCATCATGTAAAAGAAATGCTGGAGCTACGGAAGGAATTAATGTattgatggagaagaagaatcttGATGGAAAGTGGGAGTATGGTATATCATGCATTGAGTACACGGAGTTTGATAAATTCGGAATCTCCAACAGATCACCAACTGTTAATGG tCTGCAGGCTGATTTCCCTGCCAATACAAACATTCTATATGTAGACTTACAATCAGCCGAATCAATTGGGTCGAGCAGTAACGTAAAAAGTTTGCCCAATATGGTTCTCAATACAAAGAAGCGAATTGAGTACATTGATCAGTACGGAGACTATCACAG CGTTATGGGTGGTAGATTGGAGTGCACGATGCAAAACATAGCAGATAGTTTCTCAAATAAATTTCCATCTAGATGCCAAGGCAGCCTAGAAG ATAAACTGGATACATATATTGTGTACAACGAACGAAGGAGGGTCACTTCATcagctaagaagaagaaaccacaCGCAAGTGCTGCATTACACCAG acTCCAGATGGTGCTTTGTTGGATATACTTCGAAATGCATATGACCTCCTTACGGAATGTGATATTAAAATTCCCATG GTTGAACCTAATGATCAATATGTGGATTCCCCACCACCGTATCTCATCCTTCTCCATCCTGCTCTTGGTCCTCTTTGGGAAGTCTCAAGACAGAAA TTCAAGGGAGGTTCAATTTCCAGTTGCTCAGAACTGCAACTAGAGATTGCAGAGTTCTCATGGAACAATGTTGAG GTTGATGGTAGCCTGATAATCAATGCTGAAAACGCCATGGGTTCTACAACAATAAGCGAAAATGGTGAACCAATATTACAATACGGACTAAG GTGTGGCAAATGCAAACTACATAACGTCAAAGTGATGAACCGAGGAATCGATTGGAACAGTAAATCAAATGTTTACTGGAGAAACGACGTGAACCGGCTTGAAACTTGTAAAATCATATTGCACGGAAATGCAGAATTCGAAGCCAGCAATGTAATTATAGAG GGAAACCATGTTTTTGAAGTACCAGATGGCCACAGACTGAAGATCACACGAGGAAGAAGTCCAG ATTCAGGTTTAATCATCAATCTGGAAGCAATAGAAGAAGAGGTGATGGAAACAGGAAGCTGGTACTGGAACTACAAACTCAATGGATCTCACATTCAACTTGAACAAGTACATGTTTCTCAAAACTAA
- the LOC108857748 gene encoding protein HOTHEAD → MDFHIFRLFRFISVAVFIFQGSCYSDKAGYYSFLKDATSAPTLSHFDYIVIGGGTAGCALAATLSQNATVLLLERGGSPYDNPTATDIGNFLNTFLNTTPNAWSQLFISEDGVFNSRARVLGGGTVINAGFYSRAEDDYVAESGWDREEVKAAYEWVEKKLVFEPQIKGWQTAFIDGLLEAGVTPYNGFTYKHIYGTKIGGTIFDPDGRRHTAADLLEYADPKKITVFLHASAHKILFTTTGTMRPKANGVIFQDANGVFHTAKLAAHNTQNEVLLSAGAIASPQLLLLSGVGPVAHLADHGVDPVILDHPMVGQGMGDNPMNAVVIPSPELVEVSLVQVAGIPHFGSYIEGLSGLSLSISLTHSFFDGVLNLLNEIKLPTKTLSNFFKLLDLRFNITTQAGGIIQKVYGPISRGHLELRNTNPDDNPSVTFNYYQEPEDLNNCVEGLSAIIKVINSQNYSKYKFPGVTGRGLLDLILALPINLRPRHINSLFDLKQYCKDTVMTIYHYHGGCQVGKVVDNDYKVLGVDALRVVDASTFLKTPGTNPQATIMMLGRYVGQKILRERTGFLETKEEL, encoded by the exons AACCTTATCTCACTTCGACTACATAGTCATCGGAGGAGGAACCGCCGGATGTGCACTAGCCGCAACGCTATCCCAAAACGCCACCGTTTTACTCCTCGAACGTGGTGGGTCTCCTTACGACAACCCTACGGCTACAGACATAGGAAACTTCTTGAACACATTCTTGAACACAACTCCAAACGCGTGGTCTCAGCTTTTCATCTCCGAAGATGGCGTTTTCAACTCACGTGCACGCGTGCTAGGAGGAGGAACAGTGATAAACGCTGGATTCTACTCACGTGCGGAAGATGATTACGTGGCGGAATCTGGTTGGGACAGAGAAGAGGTCAAAGCAGCTTACGAGTGGGTCGAGAAGAAGTTGGTGTTCGAACCACAGATTAAGGGATGGCAAACGGCGTTTATAGATGGTCTTTTGGAGGCTGGAGTGACTCCATATAATGGTTTCACGTACAAACATATCTATGGAACGAAAATTGGCGGTACGATATTTGACCCGGATGGTCGGAGACACACGGCAGCGGATCTATTGGAGTATGCTGATCCGAAAAAGATTACTGTCTTCTTGCACGCTTCTGCTCATAAGATCCTCTTCACCACCACAG GGACTATGAGACCCAAGGCAAATGGAGTGATCTTCCAAGATGCGAATGGAGTGTTCCACACGGCAAAACTAGCGGCACATAACACACAGAATGAAGTGCTCTTATCAGCAGGTGCCATCGCGAGCCCGCAGCTACTGTTGTTGAGTGGTGTTGGCCCTGTGGCCCATCTAGCAGACCATGGGGTGGATCCGGTCATCCTAGATCACCCCATGGTTGGACAAGGAATGGGTGATAATCCGATGAACGCCGTCGTCATCCCTTCTCCTGAACTTGTAGAAGTGTCCCTTGTTCAAGTCGCTGGAATCCCTCATTTTGGTAGTTACATTGAAGGTTTGAGTGGGTTAAGCCTCTCTATTAGTTTGACGCATAGCTTCTTCGATGGTGTTCTAAATCTTCTCAATGAG ATAAAACTTCCCACAAAAACCCTCTCAAACTTTTTCAAATTATTGGATCTTCGATTTAACATTACAACACAAGCAGGTGGGATAATTCAAAAAGTGTATGGACCAATCTCGAGAGGTCACTTGGAGCTGCGGAACACGAATCCAGATGATAACCCTTCAGTGACATTTAACTACTACCAAGAACCAGAAGATTTGAATAACTGTGTCGAAGGACTCAGTGCTATAATTAAAGTGATAAATTCGCAGAACTACTCCAAGTACAAGTTCCCTGGAGTGACCGGGCGTGGATTGTTGGATCTCATTCTTGCCCTTCCCATCAATCTGAGGCCAAGACACATAAACTCATTGTTCGATTTGAAGCAATATTGTAAAGATACCGTGATGACTATTTATCATTACCATGGAGGTTGTCAAGTTGGAAAAGTGGTCGACAATGATTACAAAGTATTAGGGGTTGATGCTTTGAGGGTCGTCGATGCATCCACGTTTCTCAAGACTCCAGGGACTAATCCTCAAGCCACGATCATGATGCTCGGAAG GTATGTGGGGCAGAAGATTCTTCGAGAGAGGACGGGTTTTCTCGAAACTAAAGAAGAACtatga